A region of Etheostoma cragini isolate CJK2018 chromosome 2, CSU_Ecrag_1.0, whole genome shotgun sequence DNA encodes the following proteins:
- the dok1a gene encoding docking protein 1 isoform X1, protein MDSPTKTGKVYLQSHRTDKKWKPVCLSLFPPSAGGRLEIQDMRGAGAEADHMSVVRRHYQPHVDRKVKVLRLSDLISVLRLPPNAEACPMENMSAFCVETQDRTMVFAALKDDCVEWVEKLCLHTFQKGVAPGSTQLHMEENQIYASVDEASEFWVMVQKTEAATRCGLQGSYWLEVGREALLLRETQKNVVREWPYKLLRRYGNDKLALTIEAGRRCDSGPGTFTFETQQAEKIFALIQSTIKRKTLPVGNQNQEGQKVMVTNIRAHSPLPRVPDVTSIAVNLENKLRTQDSKCAAVEESARAQEDLVGPSESAMVQPAPITLMPLPLVPTHGSRSGGHLDGQSEAVYADPADYIQPVPKAQPSTALYVDPAIVLPLKPPSSRESATPSPNLSASHPGFPPDTPDSVYAEVYDKIGPAQDIQVASGEPIYTVPVSKGEKLDEKESKADPFSHLYAHVWKTTPSSNTKAIPSCAASSPAIMSTAEATATSVDDVIYENLGTI, encoded by the exons GTGCTGGTGCTGAAGCCGATCATATGTCTGTGGTCAGGAGACACTACCAGCCTCATGTGGACAGGAAGGTGAAGGTGCTGCGACTGTCCGACCTGATCAGCGTCCTCCGACTCCCCCCGAACGCTGAAGCCTGTCCTATG GAGAACATGTCAGCGTTTTGTGTGGAGACCCAGGACAGAACCATGGTGTTTGCTGCACTAAAGGACGACTGTGTGGAGTGGGTAGAAAAACTGTGTCTACATACGTTTCAG AAAGGTGTAGCCCCCGGCTCTACTCAGCTTCACATGGAGGAGAACCAGATCTATGCCTCAGTAGATGAAG CTTCAGAGTTCTGGGTAATGGTTCAAAAGACTGAGGCAGCGACACGCTGCGGCCTGCAGGGGTCGTACTGGCTGGAGGTGGGGCGAGAGGCGCTGCTACTGAGAGAAACCCAGAAGAACGTTGTTAGAGAGTGGCCGTATAAACTGCTGAGACGATATGGGAACGATAAG CTGGCCTTAACCATCGAAGCAGGACGACGCTGTGACTCTGGTCCTGGAACGTTTACCTTTGAGACACAGCAGGCTGAGAAGATATTCGCCCTGATTCAGAGTACCATCAAACGGAAGACTCTCCCTGTAGGCAACCAAAACCAAGAGGGTCAGAAAGTTATGGTAACCAACATACGGGCTCATTCCCCGCTCCCCAGAGTACCAGATGTGACTAGTATTGCTGTGAACCTGGAAAACAAACTGAGGACACAGGACAGTAAATGTGCTGCTGTAGAAGAGAGTGCACGTGCCCAGGAAGATTTGGTTGGTCCATCAGAGAGTGCAATGGTGCAGCCGGCGCCAATCACCCTCATGCCCCTTCCACTGGTGCCCACACATGGCAGCCGCTCCGGAGGACACCTCGATGGCCAATCAGAAGCTGTATATGCTGACCCAGCTGATTACATCCAACCTGTGCCAAAAGCACAACCGTCCACTGCTCTGTATGTAGACCCTGCAATTGTTCTCCCGCTCAAACCCCCCAGCTCCAGAGAATCTGCCACTCCGTCTCCTAACCTCTCTGCTTCACATCCCGGCTTCCCCCCCGATACGCCAGATTCAGTCTATGCAGAGGTCTACGACAAAATCGGTCCGGCTCAGGATATACAAGTCGCAAGTGGCGAACCCATTTATACTGTGCCCGTGAGCAAGGGGGAGAAGTTggatgaaaaagaaagcaaagcagACCCGTTTTCACACCTTTATGCTCACGTCTGGAAAACAACCCCATCATCCAACACCAAAGCCATCCCTTCCTGCGCTGCGTCCTCTCCCGCCATTATGAGCACGGCTGAAGCCACGGCCACGTCTGTTGATGATGTCATCTACGAAAACCTAGGCACCATTTAA
- the dok1a gene encoding docking protein 1 isoform X2, with the protein MRGAGAEADHMSVVRRHYQPHVDRKVKVLRLSDLISVLRLPPNAEACPMENMSAFCVETQDRTMVFAALKDDCVEWVEKLCLHTFQKGVAPGSTQLHMEENQIYASVDEASEFWVMVQKTEAATRCGLQGSYWLEVGREALLLRETQKNVVREWPYKLLRRYGNDKLALTIEAGRRCDSGPGTFTFETQQAEKIFALIQSTIKRKTLPVGNQNQEGQKVMVTNIRAHSPLPRVPDVTSIAVNLENKLRTQDSKCAAVEESARAQEDLVGPSESAMVQPAPITLMPLPLVPTHGSRSGGHLDGQSEAVYADPADYIQPVPKAQPSTALYVDPAIVLPLKPPSSRESATPSPNLSASHPGFPPDTPDSVYAEVYDKIGPAQDIQVASGEPIYTVPVSKGEKLDEKESKADPFSHLYAHVWKTTPSSNTKAIPSCAASSPAIMSTAEATATSVDDVIYENLGTI; encoded by the exons GTGCTGGTGCTGAAGCCGATCATATGTCTGTGGTCAGGAGACACTACCAGCCTCATGTGGACAGGAAGGTGAAGGTGCTGCGACTGTCCGACCTGATCAGCGTCCTCCGACTCCCCCCGAACGCTGAAGCCTGTCCTATG GAGAACATGTCAGCGTTTTGTGTGGAGACCCAGGACAGAACCATGGTGTTTGCTGCACTAAAGGACGACTGTGTGGAGTGGGTAGAAAAACTGTGTCTACATACGTTTCAG AAAGGTGTAGCCCCCGGCTCTACTCAGCTTCACATGGAGGAGAACCAGATCTATGCCTCAGTAGATGAAG CTTCAGAGTTCTGGGTAATGGTTCAAAAGACTGAGGCAGCGACACGCTGCGGCCTGCAGGGGTCGTACTGGCTGGAGGTGGGGCGAGAGGCGCTGCTACTGAGAGAAACCCAGAAGAACGTTGTTAGAGAGTGGCCGTATAAACTGCTGAGACGATATGGGAACGATAAG CTGGCCTTAACCATCGAAGCAGGACGACGCTGTGACTCTGGTCCTGGAACGTTTACCTTTGAGACACAGCAGGCTGAGAAGATATTCGCCCTGATTCAGAGTACCATCAAACGGAAGACTCTCCCTGTAGGCAACCAAAACCAAGAGGGTCAGAAAGTTATGGTAACCAACATACGGGCTCATTCCCCGCTCCCCAGAGTACCAGATGTGACTAGTATTGCTGTGAACCTGGAAAACAAACTGAGGACACAGGACAGTAAATGTGCTGCTGTAGAAGAGAGTGCACGTGCCCAGGAAGATTTGGTTGGTCCATCAGAGAGTGCAATGGTGCAGCCGGCGCCAATCACCCTCATGCCCCTTCCACTGGTGCCCACACATGGCAGCCGCTCCGGAGGACACCTCGATGGCCAATCAGAAGCTGTATATGCTGACCCAGCTGATTACATCCAACCTGTGCCAAAAGCACAACCGTCCACTGCTCTGTATGTAGACCCTGCAATTGTTCTCCCGCTCAAACCCCCCAGCTCCAGAGAATCTGCCACTCCGTCTCCTAACCTCTCTGCTTCACATCCCGGCTTCCCCCCCGATACGCCAGATTCAGTCTATGCAGAGGTCTACGACAAAATCGGTCCGGCTCAGGATATACAAGTCGCAAGTGGCGAACCCATTTATACTGTGCCCGTGAGCAAGGGGGAGAAGTTggatgaaaaagaaagcaaagcagACCCGTTTTCACACCTTTATGCTCACGTCTGGAAAACAACCCCATCATCCAACACCAAAGCCATCCCTTCCTGCGCTGCGTCCTCTCCCGCCATTATGAGCACGGCTGAAGCCACGGCCACGTCTGTTGATGATGTCATCTACGAAAACCTAGGCACCATTTAA